TGACAGAGACTGGCCTCGTTATatctatagagagagagagagagagattggcgtCTTCATTTGCAAATAAGAAGGATTACTTGCTGTGGTGGTTAGGAGTCATATCGCGGCATTCTTAACCTACATCAGATTAGTCGTCAATAAGTTATATCGGGTGCAGTATATTTCCATGGGAGGATGCTGATATGGCCTCCCTTCTGTTACCTTGATGTATATACTTGATGCAGTAGAACTAGTCAACCGGCACGATCAAGGATACATAATCGAAGGTGTCGGGTTGTGTATGGGTCGAGAAAGCCACTGGATTAACTGACCAAGTGGATACCACGGGTACATGAGATGACAATGACTTCCCTAATAATGCAGTCGACGAGTTGACTCTAGAATGAGGGGTACGATCGGTTCGGTAGGCATCTAATGTCGCATTTAATGTACGGTCCACATGTTTGACCAACATTTTGCGGTGGGTCGTTGGTCAAACCTACGCCCATCATACAACCAGAATGAACGCAGGGAAGCCAATCCAGGTTTTTATGCCGCTTACCTGAAAGATTAAGAAGCCCAATAAAGACACTGGGTCCAATGACGTCAAGCTCGGCGCGGTGGCTGAGTGGGCTCTAGCCGTAGCCCAAATTGGCCGGGCTTAGCCCAAATTTGCTGACGCAAACACAGAAACACCTTTTCTCTGTGAGGTTTGGCCTCACCATCATATAAATGGAGGACATAACAGCTTAGATCTGCCGTGTATCTGAGGATGATAGAGCTCGGTTCCCAAATGGTGCTGCAGCCTCACAATTCTCGTGCAGCAGCCGGGAAAGCTGATGAACGATGGTCCAAACGCAGCAATTCTAATCCTCACCTACGGTGGTCCAACTAAAGGAAAGTTGTGATGAGGAAGACGCacgcatataaaatattatgggGAGAGTTGCAGCTCGACAGCGCGGAGTCCGGCGGCATGCGCCCATTCGTCTATCTTCGCATTCTTTCCATGTGCATCCAAAGGCACCTCCCACCAACTCCAATTATTTCCATCTTCTCTGATTATTTTTATATTCCCcaacttttgttttcttttcgttACTTGTATATATATCACATTTCcagaatccaagattcaatatatatatatatatatatatatatatatatatatatatatatatatatatgtatatatatatatatgtatatatatatatatatatgtatatatatatatatgtatatatatatatatatgtatatatatatctatatatatatatatatgtatgtatatatatatatatgtatatatatatatatatatatgtatatgtatatacatatatatttatatatatgttataataaGAATTTATTATTAGAGTCGTCAATGTGAAGGTAAAAATAAAGAAcctaaagaaaaaaaggaaaagaaatcagGAAGAAGACAATTTATATACGTCAATGCCGGCTATTCCCCTCGATCGAATCGACGGCAAAGTGGTCACCCAGCGGTCCCCACCCACGATGCCGATGCTACCCCCCAGCGGAGCACCACCGTGTACTCCGGCAGCTCCCCGAGCCCCGCGAACAGCGAGTCGTCGTCACCCCCGCCGCCGCCCCCTGCGGCCTCCTCCAGTTCCTCGGGTAGCGCTGCGCCAGTGGCGGCACCGGCAAAGAGGACCGAGCCGTAGAGCAACTCGTCGGAGTCCACCGCAGAGGGGGAGGTCGGGTGCGCCGAGCAGACGTCGGCGAACCATGGGAAGCAGCCGCCGGAGTGGACCGTGAACGCCGACTCCTCCTCGGTGATCAGGTCGGAGAACTTCTCGTCGCGCTCCGCGGAGTCGGGCGTGCCGGACTGGTTCAGCTGCGGCGTGAGCGGCTGCTCCTCGACGGGCTGCGCGGCGGCTGCCGCGTGCTTGTGGTGGTGGTTTTTGGGGAGCGGCGAGGTGTGGTTGTGGTCGAAGGCGTAGGTAACCACGATAACGGTTGGGTCGACGCGGCTTCGCTCCACCTGCTTCCTCGCCGGGCACCCCTTGGAGCTGCTGCACCTGTAGTAGCCCCTGCACGTCCCACATAAATCACGACTTTGGATCCATCTTCCAGTGCGCCTCCACCCCGAGGCGGAGGAGTTTACTGCAAATCCCGTTCATACCTGGGAAAAGGCGAGCCTTTTATGGGCTTCTGGCCGTACTTCCTCCAGGTCCACGAATCAGGTGGCGGAGCCCCCTCGCCGGCGCCCTTCGAGTCGCTGATCGGTACCGTCACCACCCGCTTCTGCACTCCTCGCCGGCTGTTCATTTATGAGCCGAATTTAATGCCAGCAACTAAAAGGGACTAAGAAGGGCATGAAACGAGGATCAAAGAGTAGCTGGAGAAAATGAAGATCCACCTTCTCTTGGGATAGGGAGATGAAGTGGAGGCACCCAAAGAGTGTACGGGCTTCGAGTCATCGCCTGATCCAGGCGATCCCGGCCTCGCATCATTGATCTCGGATGCGATCTCGACCTCCTCGGTCTCGCATGCGTCGAGCTCGTTGCTGCAGCTCCCGTTCATCACAATCCGAGAAGAAGCAATATAGTTTTCTCTACCAATTGTCTTCTCGATCCTGGATCCAGAGCACGCACTCGCTCGCGTCCTCCGACCGTACAAGAAGAAGCTTTGTACAATactagaagaggaagaggaagaggaagaagagagagagggaggcatAGGGTGTTTGGTGGGGGGTGCAAATGGGGACAGACGGAGGCGGTTTTAAAACTCATAGCACGCACCCATCCATCGTATTAAAATCACATAAAAGCTATGTCGCTTGTGCTAGACTTTTATCTGCGTGGTGCTCTCCATG
Above is a genomic segment from Musa acuminata AAA Group cultivar baxijiao chromosome BXJ3-4, Cavendish_Baxijiao_AAA, whole genome shotgun sequence containing:
- the LOC135635855 gene encoding probable WRKY transcription factor 65 gives rise to the protein MPPSLSSSSSSSSSSIVQSFFLYGRRTRASACSGSRIEKTIGRENYIASSRIVMNGSCSNELDACETEEVEIASEINDARPGSPGSGDDSKPVHSLGASTSSPYPKRSRRGVQKRVVTVPISDSKGAGEGAPPPDSWTWRKYGQKPIKGSPFPRGYYRCSSSKGCPARKQVERSRVDPTVIVVTYAFDHNHTSPLPKNHHHKHAAAAAQPVEEQPLTPQLNQSGTPDSAERDEKFSDLITEEESAFTVHSGGCFPWFADVCSAHPTSPSAVDSDELLYGSVLFAGAATGAALPEELEEAAGGGGGGDDDSLFAGLGELPEYTVVLRWGVASASWVGTAG